CTGCGAGTGCCGCTTTAGGGCGGTATCTATGGACATGCAGTATAGATAACAAAGACTATTGGTTAAAATATCATTTACCTGAAACAAATGTTCAAAGTGAGCAAGATTTCATCCATGAACAATTGTTTTACGAAGAAATTACTCGTAAGAAACCTGCGTGGCTTTTACCTCATAACTTAATCGAAGTTAGTGCCATTCCTCAATTAAACCATTCTTTAGGTAAAGTTTTAATTTTACCCAATACTGATTTGTGGTTTGGTTCATTGTCTCATGAAGCAGATTTAACTGATGTATATCATAAGATTTGGTCCGCACTAGATAAGCTCGCAGAACTCCATAGATTTGGCTGGATTCATGGAGATATTAAGAAAGAACATTTTCGAAAGTTTGAGCAAAATGCTTATTTGATTGATTTTGAGAAAGCCCGACTTATATCAAGCTCAGATTTAAGAATGGATGCTACACCACGATATATGGCTCCAGAGCTGTTTAGAGGCGCTTCTAAGGATATACAAAGCGATTTATACGCATTTGGTATCGTTCTATATGAATGGTTAACCCAAACTCGCTTAGAAGCAGGGAGTTACTATAAGTGGGCAGTATTGCATTGCCAAAATTTAACCATTCAATTACCGACACAACTTATGATTTTTTATCCATTACTTTCGGGTTTATTGCAAAAACAACAAAAAAATAGGTTTGCAAACGTGTTTGAAGCGATGAATTGTTTAAAAGCACATTCAAACTTATAAAAATCATTGATCTAGTATCTGTATACAATTTACACGGTCAGTTTTTTTTAGAAAAAAAACACTTGTCACTGTTAGATCTTATCGCTAATATACACAGCCATCGGGGGCGTGGCGAAATTGGTAGACGCACTGGATTTAGGTTCCAGCGCCGCAAGGTGTAAGAGTTCGAGTCTCTTCGCCCCCACCACTTTAAGTTAAAACTTAAAGTTAATGTAGATGTTAAGTCATCTATGTTTTGGAAGAGGATTGGTGTAATGGTAGCATGACGGTCTCCAAAACCGTTCGTCAAGGTTCGAGTCCTTGATCCTCTGCCACATTTATTTTGAATAAATGTCCCAGATGGGGGCGTGGCGAAATTGGTAGACGCACTGGATTTAGGTTCCAGCGCCGCAAGGTGTAAGAGTTCGAGTCTCTTCGCCCCCACCATTAAAAGAAGCAAGACGATGTTCTTGCTTTTTTTATGATTAAATCATTAGTTGTTTAATCATAAATATAGAGGATTGGTGTAATGGTAGCATGACGGTCTCCAAAACCGTTCGTCAAGGTTCGAGTCCTTGATCCTCTGCCAATGATTTAAAAATGAAGCTCCTGTTTAGGAGTTTTTTTATTGCCTGAATTTCTAAAGTTCAAATTATTTAAAGTCTTTTTTATATTTTTTATTCAGTCATCTCATGCGTCTTAAGTGCTGATCTTTCTATTCTTCAACAACTGATCCAATCGGTTGTAAGTTGTTGGTTAAGTAGGGAATATACTAAGTTTTTAGTTGCGCTATTAAGTTATTGTTTTTTGGTTTTTTATTAGAATTTATAAAATTTTTCTCATAAAAAGCTTGAATAGAAATTTATTTCATGTATCATGCTCTTAACTAGAAAAAAGTCTTGTTAGTAAATCTTCTTTAAAGTATCGTAGTTTTAGTCATAATCCTTCGTTTTTTAAGATCTTAACTCAATTTGTTATTCTTTTTTCAAAGTTATGTTAGTGTCATTATTAAATGATACTAAAATATTAGAAATCAGTAGGATATATCATGTCTAATACAGTAAGCGGTACAGTAAAATGGTTTAACGAAACTAAAGGTTTCGGTTTCATTCAACAAGACAATGGTCCAGATGTGTTTGCACACTTCAAAGAGATCTCTGGTTCAGGTTTCAAAACTTTGCACGAAGGTCAACGTGTAACGTTTACTGTTACTCAAGGTCAAAAAGGCCCAAATGCTGTAAATATTATTCCACAATAATATTTCAGTAAGAAAAAAAGCACTATTTAGTGCTTTTTTTATTTTAGTCTTTTAAAAGAAATTTCGTTGTTCTTTTAGAAGCTATAAAAGCCCTCTACAAGAGGGCTTTTTATTTTCTTGTTAATATAAATTATTAGTTATTAAGCTCTTATAGTTAATAATCGAACGTATTTTTAACCTAAACTTTAGAATATGTGTGAAATATAAATTATTAGTAATAGAGATATGGTAGATTAAAAAATCTTTAAATAAAGAAATTTTATATTTCACGGAATTGCTAATGAACGTTCGCTTGTGTTATGCCAGTCAACGAAACGAAAAAAATGAAGATTTATTGCAAGATTTACGTGATATTTTGACAGAAGCACGAGATTTCAATGATTTGAATCAAATTTGTGGTGTGCTCTATTATGCAGATAATGCTTTCTTTCAATGCTTGGAAGGTGAACGGGAGGTAGTTGAACGATTATTTGAAAAAATTCAAAATGATCAAAGGCACTACAATATTAAATGGTTGTGTACATATTCCATCGAGGAGAACTCTTTTCAGCGTTGGTCAATGAAATATGTACAGCGTAATACAAATATTGAATCTTTCTTTTTAAAGATGGGAGAAACTAGTTTTAATCCCATTCGTCTTGATGAGCAAAATTTAAAAATTTTCTTAAATGAATTATTAAGTGCTGAACAAACCAAAATTAATACAGTTAAGAAAGTAGGTA
This genomic stretch from Acinetobacter oleivorans DR1 harbors:
- a CDS encoding cold-shock protein, which translates into the protein MSNTVSGTVKWFNETKGFGFIQQDNGPDVFAHFKEISGSGFKTLHEGQRVTFTVTQGQKGPNAVNIIPQ
- a CDS encoding AnBLUF65 family BLUF photoreceptors yields the protein MNVRLCYASQRNEKNEDLLQDLRDILTEARDFNDLNQICGVLYYADNAFFQCLEGEREVVERLFEKIQNDQRHYNIKWLCTYSIEENSFQRWSMKYVQRNTNIESFFLKMGETSFNPIRLDEQNLKIFLNELLSAEQTKINTVKKVGMVKRGVNPF
- a CDS encoding protein kinase domain-containing protein, translated to MLKHDFASHIQNLKSVTKPASAALGRYLWTCSIDNKDYWLKYHLPETNVQSEQDFIHEQLFYEEITRKKPAWLLPHNLIEVSAIPQLNHSLGKVLILPNTDLWFGSLSHEADLTDVYHKIWSALDKLAELHRFGWIHGDIKKEHFRKFEQNAYLIDFEKARLISSSDLRMDATPRYMAPELFRGASKDIQSDLYAFGIVLYEWLTQTRLEAGSYYKWAVLHCQNLTIQLPTQLMIFYPLLSGLLQKQQKNRFANVFEAMNCLKAHSNL